A part of Aegilops tauschii subsp. strangulata cultivar AL8/78 chromosome 2, Aet v6.0, whole genome shotgun sequence genomic DNA contains:
- the LOC109767408 gene encoding uncharacterized protein translates to MVSWSDGFGSSSSSDDEVRKAPATMECTEWCGLALNHPACCEHRSPCEKLVAFESTDSGRRFLGCAQKDGPKCPYVEWVDSEWPIPLKTALNKIWSMYEKELTDRLR, encoded by the exons ATGGTGTCTTGGTCTGATGGTTTTGGCTCGTCCTCGTCGTCTGACGATGAAGTTAGGAAG GCACCTGCGACCATGGAGTGCACGGAATGGTGCGGCCTTGCTCTGAATCATCCTGCATGTTGTGAGCATCGATCCCCCTGTGAGAAGTTGGTTgcatttgaatccactgatagCGGCAGGAGGTTTCTAGGCTGTGCACAGAAG GATGGACCCAAGTGCCCATATGTGGAATGGGTTGATTCTGAGTGGCCAATCCCATTGAAGACAGCTTTAAATAAGATCTGGTCTATGTATGAGAAGGAGTTGACTGACAGGTTGAGATAG